A genome region from Setaria italica strain Yugu1 chromosome III, Setaria_italica_v2.0, whole genome shotgun sequence includes the following:
- the LOC101766892 gene encoding asparagine synthetase domain-containing protein 1, whose product MCGISLVLSGDPLVVGPSAAAAAEIHRSGEGKGVSVDELKEALRRRGPDNLGCVRRHLCADGTVLGDDGCNGGEGKAGAGDGGVAELLFIGATLHLRGAEPVAQPLLSPSGSVLVYNGEIYGGIEVADDENDTQALFSSLESCCSCDCHALGRDKTCPCCVSDGKSVPQVLSTIKGPWALIYWQMDSNTIWFSRDAFGRRSLLVHWPTSDDPRFVLSSVAPPSFATNNSDATVNDFVSDPDMSDCTKASYWEELPCGIYSIHMKGIGKDGTCVKEGWIVEVNTHDWMDSSLNKLIQWERKLTVPTVENNSVNGGNHHLSQNFISSGKSEENNKNGLSKIDLLSDSSLCSANCLTQSAQKVLAALRESVMLRTKMNTLFQGGLNKLRDEELAPIAVLFSGGLDSMILAALLDQCIDSKWTIDLLNVSFDGQLAPDRISAIAGLRELQRISPLRRWRLVEIDTALTDLKGESEHVMSLIHPSNTYMDLNIGIALWLAAGGDGWVDGSACLMQDGSRHKYKSRSRVLIVGSGADEQCAGYGRHRTKYRLGGWNALDEEMRLDVQRIWKRNMGRDDRCISDHGKEARFPFLDEHVIKTLLEIPLWEIAKLDEPVGKGDKKILREVARLLGLQEAALQPKRAIQFGSRIARESNRKNFGSNRAANQASAGSALEAAGFDCAHRSAVDAVVDVLLRYITHLGRSAAFNANLAGRALANELDIIQALEEVGADTDGFAGASATGRCLAGSGVVRDLMAFVDTKAEVPFVRPLPRFPVPRVQQQPSASFAVAGKETGMRHVPEWLPVFPDPHTYVRTEAWVEPPATKERVDKVEQVRQRRKAEKSLLSLQQRLAQAGAEGFHPAAALAQDSTEKGKEIQAAGTKRNPFLEPALPPGEKDVSEVDMPPEKKKLSVLEAFAPAIQATTIREIDAGTGLDQNQRSIVPKERVPVHLKIGFGNKPVSAVLNSRALDLRDDPSFLKEEAKDDKKRRAGMILRASMENPQELPQL is encoded by the exons ATGTGCGGAATCTCCCTCGTCCTCTCCGGTGACCCCCTTGTCGtcggcccctccgccgccgccgcagcggagATCCATCGCTCGGGTGAG GGGAAGGGCGTGTCGGTGGATGAGCTCAAGGAGGCTCTGCGCCGGAGAGGCCCCGACAACCTCGGCTGCGTAAGACGCCACCTTTGCGCTGACGGCACGGTTCTAG GGGATGATGGCTGCAATGGTGGAGAGGGTAAAGCCGGCGCGGGTGATGGTGGTGTTGCTGAGTTGCTCTTCATCGGAGCAACACTGCATCTTAGGGGAGCTGAGCCGGTTGCACAGCCACTATTATCCCCTTCTGGAAGTGTTCTTGTGTATAATG GTGAGATATATGGAGGAATTGAAGTCGCTGATGATGAAAATGACACCCAGGCTCTTTTTTCTTCACTGGAATCTTGTTGTTCGTGTGACTGCCATGCTCTTGGTAGAGATAAAACGTGTCCTTGTTGTGTGAGTGATGGCAAATCAGTTCCGCAAGTCCTTTCCACAATCAAAGGTCCTTGGGCTTTGATATACTGGCAG ATGGACTCAAACACGATTTGGTTTAGCCGGGATGCATTTGGAAGGAGAAGCCTATTGGTACATTGGCCCACATCTGATGACCCTCGCTTTGTATTATCATCAGTAGCACCTCCTTCATTTGCAACAAATAACTCTG ATGCAACAGTAAATGATTTTGTGTCAGATCCTGACATGTCTGACTGTACCAAAGCTAGCTACTGGGAAGAGCTTCCTTGTGGGATATACAGCATCCACATGAAAGGCATTGGAAAAGATGGCACATGTGTGAAGGAAGGATGGATTGTCGAAGTTAACACACATGACTGGATGGATTCTTCATTGAATAAATTAATTCAATGGGAGAGGAAACTGACAGTTCCTACCGTAGAGAACAATTCTGTTAATGGAGGGAACCATCACTTGTCTCAGAACTTCATAAGCTCAGGAAAATCtgaagaaaataataaaaatgggCTCTCGAAGATAGATCTCCTTTCAGATTCTAGCTTATGTTCAGCAAATTGCCTAACACAGTCAG CACAGAAAGTGTTGGCTGCATTACGGGAGTCTGTAATGCTGCGGACTAAGATGAACACACTCTTTCAG GGTGGTTTAAATAAACTTAGGGATGAAGAGTTAGCCCCTATAGCAGTCCTCTTTTCTGGTGGCTTGGACTccatgatacttgcagcattgCTAGACCAGTGCATTGATTCTAAGT GGACAATTGATTTGTTAAATGTCAGTTTTGATGGTCAGCTTGCCCCAGATAGGATTTCTGCTATAGCTGGACTGAGGGAGCTTCAGAGGATCTCTCCACTACGGAG ATGGCGTCTTGTTGAGATTGACACTGCTTTGACTGACTTGAAAGGGGAAAGTGAACACGTGATGTCACTCATACACCCTTCAAATACTTATATG GATTTAAACATCGGTATTGCTCTCTGGTTGGCTGCTGGTGGGGATGGTTGGGTGGATGGGAGTGCATGTCTTATGCAAGATGGTTCTCGCCATAAGTACAAGTCAAGATCAAGAGTCCTAATAGTCGGTTCTGGTGCTGATGAGCAGTGTGCTGGTTATGGTAGACATAGGACTAAATACAGGCTTGGAGG GTGGAATGCTCTGGACGAAGAGATGAGACTAGATGTACAAAGGATATGGAAAAGAAATATGGGAAGAGATGATAGGTGCATTTCTGATCATGGCAAGGAG GCCCGTTTCCCATTTCTTGATGAACATGTGATCAAAACTTTATTGGAAATTCCATTATGGGAGATTGCTAAACTCGACGAACCTGTGGGAAAGGGCGACAAGAAGATCTTGAGAGAG GTTGCAAGGCTGCTGGGCCTACAAGAAGCTGCTCTTCAACCAAAGCGAGCAATTCAG TTTGGCTCAAGAATAGCAAGGGAGTCGAACCGCAAAAACTTCGGGAGTAACCGAGCTGCGAACCAGGCATCAGCAGGCAGT GCGCTGGAGGCGGCCGGGTTCGACTGCGCGCACCGCTCGGCGGTGGACGCGGTCGTCGACGTCCTTCTGCGCTACATCACCCACCTCGGCCGGTCCGCGGCCTTCAACGccaacctcgccggccgcgcgctcgCCAACGAACTCGACATCATCCAGGCGCTCGAGGAGGTTGGCGCCGACACGGACGGGTTCGCGGGCGCGTCCGCCACGGGCCGCTGCCTCGCTGGCTCCGGCGTCGTCAGGGACCTCATGGCGTTCGTCGACACCAAGGCTGAGGTGCCGTTCGTGCGGCCGCTGCCCAGGTTCCCCGTGCCGCGCGTGCAGCAGCAGCCCTCCGCCAGCTTCGCGGTGGCTGGGAAGGAGACCGGGATGAGGCACGTGCCTGAGTGGCTCCCGGTGTTCCCGGATCCGCACACCTATGTGAGGACGGAGGCGTGGGTTGAGCCGCCCGCGACCAAGGAAAGGGTGGACAAAGTGGAGCAGGTGCGGCAACGGAGGAAGGCTGAGAAGTCCCTACTCAGCTTGCAGCAAAGGCTAGCACAGGCTGGTGCTGAAGGTTTTCATCCAGCAGCTGCGCTTGCACAGGATAGCACGGAGAAGGGTAAGGAGATACAGGCAGCTGGGACCAAGAGAAATCCATTTCTTGAGCCAGCATTGCCGCCTGGGGAGAAGGATGTATCTGAGGTTGACATGCCTCCTGAAAAGAAGAAACTCTCTGTCCTTGAGGCATTTGCGCCAGCTATTCAAGCTACAACCATCAGGGAGATTGATGCTGGGACAGGGTTGGATCAAAACCAAAGGAGCATTGTTCCAAAAGAGAGGGTGCCAGTACACCTCAAGATTGGATTTGGTAATAAGCCAGTATCAGCTGTTCTGAATTCAAGAGCCTTGGACCTGAGGGATGATCCTTCCTTCTTGAAGGAGGAAGCAAAGGATGACAAGAAGCGGAGAGCAGGTATGATATTAAGAGCATCAATGGAGAACCCACAGGAACTTCCTCAACTCTGA